In the genome of Gemmatimonadota bacterium, the window TGTTATTTTTGATGGCCTCGGCCTGGAAAATAATGTGGCAGAAAAAGTGCTTATTGAATCTTATGTTTACGAGTTCGATCCCATTAAGATTAACCTGATCATTATGACCTTTACATTTGGCTTTTCGCTCCCTTTTAATGTGTTGAGTTTTCTCGGTATCGGGATAGCCTGGTACTACGTCAAGTATTCCTACTGAGTTATTTCTGGAGGTGTGACATGTTCGGCATGGGACCGTGGGAAATCGTATTGATTTTGGTCGTTGTTTTGCTGGTGTTTGGTGCAAAACGCATTCCCGAAATTGCCCAGTCTCTCGGCAAGGGGATTACCGAATTTAAGCGCGGCGTGAAAGACGTTCAGACCGAAATAGAAAACAACGTCAATACTGCTCCGCCTCCCGAACCACAACCCACACAACCCACACAGACAACATCGGGTACAGAAACAAAATCGTAATCTGGAGGCAGGGTGGCTGACGATTCTGTTTTTTCCGCCCAAACAGCGCGGGAGCTTGTACAGGGCATTCGCTGGGGTACGCACACAGCCGGCGAAATAACGGAAGAGATCCTCGCGCACATCCAAAATACAAATCCCGATATCAATGCCTTCATCACTATTGATGAAGAAGGCGCGCTCAAAGCTGCAGATGCTGTCGATCAAAAAGCCGCAGAGGGTCAGGCTCTTGGCCCTCTCGCAGGCATTCCGATTGCCCTGAAAGATGTATTGTGTACCAAAGGGCTGCGCACGACCTGTGCGTCAAAAATTCTCTACAATTTTATCCCACCTTATGATGCAACCGTTGTTACCCGTTTGCGTCAGGCCGATGCAATCATCCTGGGCAAACTCAATATGGATGAGTTTGCCATGGGCTCTTCCAGCGAAAATTCCCATTTTGGTGCGGTCAAAAATCCACGCGATCAAACTCGTGTAACAGGCGGGTCCAGCGGTGGCTCTGCCGCTGCTGTTGCTGCCGGTCAGGCTCTGATGACCCTGGGGTCTGACACTGGGGGGTCTGTTCGTTTGCCCGCATCTTTCTGCGGTGTGGTGGGTCTAAAACCCACTTACGGTCGGGTTTCTCGTTATGGTCTGATCGCTTATGCCTCTTCTCTCGACCAGATTGGTCCATTTGCGCGTACTGTCGAAGATGCGGCCACCCTGCTCGGCGTCATCGCCGGGCACGATCCCCGCGATTCTACCTCTGCTTCTGTACCGGTGCTCGATTACCTTTTGGCCTGCCAAAGAGGCGTTGATGGTCTCACCATTGGCTTGCCGACAGAGTTTTTCGGCGAGGGTCTGCAAGCCGACGTTCGCGATGCTGTCATGCAGGGGGTTGAAATTCTGGAAAAAAATGGCGCGTCTATTCGCGAAGTTTCGCTGCCAACTGCCGGACATCCCGCTTTTGCAATTGCCGCATATTATATTATTGCTACGGCTGAGGCATCGTCTAATTTGTCGCGTTACGATGGGGTGAAATACGGCTTCCGAGATGAGGCAGAAAACCTGATTGATATGTATGTTCAAACGCGCAGCAAGGGTTTTGGCGCAGAAGTCAAGCGTCGCATTATGCTGGGGACTTATGCGTTGAGTGCGGGGTATTACGATGCGTATTATCGCAAGGCGCAACAGGTGCGCACGCTTATTCGTCGGGATTTTGACCGCGCGTTTGAATCCTGTGATCTCCTCGCTTCGCCCGTATCGCCTACTCCGGCGTTTAAGCTGGGTGAAAAACTCGACGATCCGCTTCAGATGTATCTTTCCGATATTTATACTGTTTCTGTGAATCTCGCTGGTATTCCCGGTATTTCGGTACCTTGTGGCACATCGACTGAAGGCTTGCCCATAGGCTTGCAGTTGCTCGGTAATGCCTTTGCCGAAGAGACCATTTTGAGCGCATCTGCAGTTGTTGAAAGAGAGTTGGCGTCATGAATTACGAGTCTGTCATCGGCCTGGAAGTGCACGCCCAACTTGCGACCACTACGAAAATTTTTTGCGGATGTAGTGCCGAATTTGGCGCCGATCCCAATACCCATGTCTGTCCGGTGTGTTTGGGCTTGCCGGGTGCGCTTCCCGTGTTGAATCAGAATGTGGTTGAACTGGCGATGCGCGTTGCACTATCTGCAGGCTGCGCGATTCAACCGCGCAGCCGTTTTTTGCGGAAGAATTATTTTTATCCCGATCTGCCCAAGGGGTATCAAATCTCGCAGTTTCAATCCAATGAAGAAATGCCTCTGGCTACTGGTGGGGGTGTTGACGTGCCCACGGCTGACGGTGGTAGGAAGACCATTCGCCTTACGCGTATCCATATGGAAGAAGATGCTGGCAAGAGCATCCACCAGGAGGCTTTTGTGGCTGCAGGGGAGTCTCTCGTGGATGTCAATCGCTGTGGTGTGCCGCTTATCGAGATTGTGAGTGAGCCGGATCTTTCGACGTCGGAGGAAGTTTTTTACTATCTGACGAGTTTGCATCAATTGCTGGTGTACACGGGAGTGTCCGAAGGCGATATGGAAAAGGGACATATGCGAATTGATGCCAATGTGTCGATTCGACCCGTTGGAGAAACCCAACTCGGCACGAAGGTTGAGATCAAAAATGTCAATTCTTTTCGCAATTGCCAGCGCGCTATCGAGTCCGAGATTCAGCGGCAGATTGATTTGGTTGAGACCGGGGGTGAGATTGAGCAGGCGACGATGCTCTATGACCCCGATCGCAATATTTTGCGGGCTATGCGTACAAAAGAGGAGTCGGACGATTATCGCTATTTTCCCGATCCGGATCTGGTCCCATTGGTCGTAGATGATGCCTGGGTCGCGCGCGTTCAGAGCCAGATTCCAGAGTTGCCAGAGGACAAACGCGCGCGTTTTGCAGAGGTTTACGATATTTCCGGCGATCAGATCGATGTGCTTACCGCAGATCGAGATGTTGCGGATTATTTTGAAGCTGCGGTTGCGACGGGTGTGCAGAGCAGGCTCGCGGCCAATTGGATACAGGGCGATGTGATGCGCGTTCTGAATGACCGGAAGATCGCGATTGGCGATTTGCGCGTTTCAGCCGAATGTCTCGCGGAGTTGATTGGTTTGATCGATAAGGGCGATATTAGTACCAGTATCGCGCGAACGGTTTTTGACGATATGGTGGAGACAGGGGAGAGTCCTGCGTCTATTGTGGAGAAGAAGGGGCTTGTGCAAATCAGCGATGCGGGTGAACTCGATGGCGTGATCGATCAGATTATTGCGGATAATCCCGAGGAGGTTGAGCGGTTTAAAGGCGGCGATCAAAAGCTTATGGGGTTCTTTATGGGGCAGCTTATGAGAGCTACAAAAGGCCAGGCCAATCCCCAAAAAGCCAGTCAGTTGTTGCGGGAGAAATTGAGTTGATATAAATCGAAGAAAGGTACTGAAAAATGACTTCTTCAAATGTCTCTACAGAAGCAACAAAAGTTGCCGATTTAACAATTGATGAGTTTAGAGAACTTGTTCAGGAAGTTGTCATACAAACGCTCTCAGAAATGATGAGCGATCCGGATGAAGGGCTGGAATTGCGCGATGACTTCGTCGAAGAACTGAAGCAGTCTCTTGCTGATGTGGAAGCTGGTGGTAAAACTGTACCTGCACAGAAAGTCGCTGAGAGACTGGGGTTGACCTGGTGATGTATGAGGTAGAATTTACGTCCAATGCTGAATCCGATTTAGACCGTTTGGGTGCACCAATAGCACAGCGAGTGCTTACAAGACTGCGATGGTTAGCCGAGAATTTTGATGCGATTAGACCCGAAGGGCTTAGAGGAGATTGGAGGGGTATGTTCAAGTTGCGAGTTGGCGATTACCGCGTCCTATATACCTATAACCGGGCAAAACGAGAGATTGTTGTCCACTATGCCAAGCATCGGCGTGAAGTGTACAGAGATTAGAATTGCATCATCTCCTCAAGCCATTACCGGAGCACTCCGTCCCTCGTGCTCATATTTTTCCAACAAAGCCGTCAGTTCTGCTATCACTTCAGGATGCTCTTCATACACATTTGTGGTTTCTTCTTTGTCTGTTTCCATATCGTAGAGCTGTCCCTCAGTTTCAACTGTGCGATCAGTCTGACCCCCCGACTCCTGTCCCAACACCAGCTTCCACTTGCCCTTCCTGATTGCAAACATCCCCTGACCTGAGTGATGGACCGTCGCCTCTCGAATCGGTTTCTCAATTT includes:
- a CDS encoding DUF4321 domain-containing protein; its protein translation is MRRKSLGILIVAIFIGILAGNVVGQVLAVIFDGLGLENNVAEKVLIESYVYEFDPIKINLIIMTFTFGFSLPFNVLSFLGIGIAWYYVKYSY
- a CDS encoding twin-arginine translocase TatA/TatE family subunit; the protein is MFGMGPWEIVLILVVVLLVFGAKRIPEIAQSLGKGITEFKRGVKDVQTEIENNVNTAPPPEPQPTQPTQTTSGTETKS
- the gatA gene encoding Asp-tRNA(Asn)/Glu-tRNA(Gln) amidotransferase subunit GatA, which translates into the protein MTEEILAHIQNTNPDINAFITIDEEGALKAADAVDQKAAEGQALGPLAGIPIALKDVLCTKGLRTTCASKILYNFIPPYDATVVTRLRQADAIILGKLNMDEFAMGSSSENSHFGAVKNPRDQTRVTGGSSGGSAAAVAAGQALMTLGSDTGGSVRLPASFCGVVGLKPTYGRVSRYGLIAYASSLDQIGPFARTVEDAATLLGVIAGHDPRDSTSASVPVLDYLLACQRGVDGLTIGLPTEFFGEGLQADVRDAVMQGVEILEKNGASIREVSLPTAGHPAFAIAAYYIIATAEASSNLSRYDGVKYGFRDEAENLIDMYVQTRSKGFGAEVKRRIMLGTYALSAGYYDAYYRKAQQVRTLIRRDFDRAFESCDLLASPVSPTPAFKLGEKLDDPLQMYLSDIYTVSVNLAGIPGISVPCGTSTEGLPIGLQLLGNAFAEETILSASAVVERELAS
- the gatB gene encoding Asp-tRNA(Asn)/Glu-tRNA(Gln) amidotransferase subunit GatB, encoding MNYESVIGLEVHAQLATTTKIFCGCSAEFGADPNTHVCPVCLGLPGALPVLNQNVVELAMRVALSAGCAIQPRSRFLRKNYFYPDLPKGYQISQFQSNEEMPLATGGGVDVPTADGGRKTIRLTRIHMEEDAGKSIHQEAFVAAGESLVDVNRCGVPLIEIVSEPDLSTSEEVFYYLTSLHQLLVYTGVSEGDMEKGHMRIDANVSIRPVGETQLGTKVEIKNVNSFRNCQRAIESEIQRQIDLVETGGEIEQATMLYDPDRNILRAMRTKEESDDYRYFPDPDLVPLVVDDAWVARVQSQIPELPEDKRARFAEVYDISGDQIDVLTADRDVADYFEAAVATGVQSRLAANWIQGDVMRVLNDRKIAIGDLRVSAECLAELIGLIDKGDISTSIARTVFDDMVETGESPASIVEKKGLVQISDAGELDGVIDQIIADNPEEVERFKGGDQKLMGFFMGQLMRATKGQANPQKASQLLREKLS
- a CDS encoding type II toxin-antitoxin system RelE/ParE family toxin → MYEVEFTSNAESDLDRLGAPIAQRVLTRLRWLAENFDAIRPEGLRGDWRGMFKLRVGDYRVLYTYNRAKREIVVHYAKHRREVYRD